A single Camelus bactrianus isolate YW-2024 breed Bactrian camel chromosome 1, ASM4877302v1, whole genome shotgun sequence DNA region contains:
- the TFF3 gene encoding trefoil factor 3 — protein MPVTMEARAFWLLLAVLALGSSGLAEEYVGLSENQCKVPPKERVDCAFPKVTPEQCNNRGCCFDNSIHGVPWCFKPLQEAECTF, from the exons ATGCCTGTGACCATGGAGGCCAGAGCGTTCTGGCTGCTGCTGGCGGTCCTGGCTTTGGGGTCTTCCGGCCTGGCCGAGGAGTACGTGGGCCTGT CGGAGAACCAGTGCAAGGTCCCGCCCAAGGAGAGGGTGGACTGCGCCTTCCCCAAGGTCACCCCGGAGCAGTGCAACAACCGGGGCTGCTGCTTTGACAACAGCATCCACGGGGTGCCCTGGTGCTTCAAGCCCCTGCAGGAAGCAG